The Muntiacus reevesi chromosome 15, mMunRee1.1, whole genome shotgun sequence region TTACGAATTTGATGAGACTTGGAATTTTTTTTGTGACTgccatttaatttgcattttattccctgttttttttgcttttgtcttctttttctttcccttatatGGGGTACTTGGACATCTTTTAGAATTCCAGTTTGACTTAACTATATTGAGTGCATTACATTGTATATAGCCTTTGAAGTGGTTGCTATAGGTATTACTCTATACATATATTCTACGTGTGTATATACTTGTCACAGTTCACTGATATTGACATTTTATCAATTTGAGTAAAGTGTAGAAACCTTATCTCCTTTTCCCCTCACTAGTTTATAACAACCTTCAATATCTCCTTTACATACATTGAGAACCACATCTAACAGTATTATATTTTGCTTCAAATATGTTGAACATATTTCAGAATACTCAAGAGAAGGAAAGTCTGCTGCATccatgtttttattctttccattattcTTCATTCCTAATGTTTCAAGATTTCTTCTATCATGTTCTTTCTGTTTAGAGATCCTCCTTTagacttaaacatttttaaattttatactggaatatagttgatttacaatgttgtgttagtttcaggtatgcagcaaagtgattcagttttatatatatacatacacatatatacacatatacatatacacatatacatatacacatatatacacatatatacacatatacatatgtgtatatatatatatctccattctttttcagattcttttccaatataggttattacagagtattgaatggagttccctatgctatacagtaggtccttgttgactatttattttatatagtagtgtttaTATGGTAATCCCAACCTCTTAATATATCCCTGCCTCCtagcctttcccctttggtaaccaaaagtgtattttctatgtttgtgaatctgtttctgttttgtaaataagttcatttgtatcactttttttagattctgcatttaagtaatatcatatgacacttgtctttctttgtctaacttacttcatttagtataataatatctaggtccatccatgttgctgcaaatggcattatttcattttttatggctgagtaatattccactgtatatatataccacatctttatccattcatctgtcaatggacatttaggttgcttactatcttggctattgtaaatagtgctgccatgtacactggagtgcatgtatattttcaaatcatgcttccttccagatatatacccaggaatgggattactggatcatattgtagctctgtttttaattttaaaaagagattccatgctgttctccatagtgtttgtaccaatttactttcccaccaacagtgcatgagggttcctttttcttttttgtttgcatttattgtttgtagactttttgatggtagccGTTCTGactacctcattgtagctttgatttgcatttctctaataattagcaatgttgagcatagctttccatgtgctttttggccatctgtatgtctttgggaaaatgtctgtttagatcttttgcccattttttgattcagTTGTTTATTtgttattgagctgcatgagttgtttatgtattttggagattCATCCCTGTTggccacatcatttgcaaatattttctcttgtctttttatttatggtTCCCTTttagcctttttatttttatattacaatTGCTAGTGACAATTTTATTAGTTATTCCTCATCTTCAAATGTCTTGATCTCCCCCTTTACTCTTCAAAATGTCTTAcgattttgtcatttttaaaaattgaaatataattaatttatattatattagtttcaggtgtgcaacatagtgattcaatatttttatagttatattccacttaaagttattataagatattgatatATACCCTGTGCTGTACATATGTCCCtgaagcttatttattttacacataaaatagagatttgtacctcttaatcccctactcctGTCTTATTCCTCCCCTCTTCTGTCTTCCCACTGGTAACTAttagtttattctctatatctatggatctgtttgttttcttctattcattcatttcttggattctacatgtaagtgatatcatacactattttgtctttctctgatttattttactaagcataatactctccTAGGTCCATCTGTATTTttgtaaaaagcaaaatttcattattttttatggatgagtgatatgtataatatattatgaacattggagtgtgtgtatcttttttaattagtgtCTTTATTTCCtgtagataaatacccagaagttggattgctggattatatgatagttctattgctattttattttttgctattttttttgaggaaactcaatatagcttccacagtggctgtaccaatttatattcccttgaacaagggttcccttttctccacatccttgccaacatttgttatttgtagtctttttggtgatagccattcCAACAGGtgggaggtgatatctcattgcggttgtgatttgcatttctttaataattagcgatgctgagcatcttttcattgccAGTTGACCAttcctatgtcttctttggaaaaatgattATTcaagttttctgcccatttttcaatcgggttgtttccttttttgatattgagttctgtgggctatttatatattttggatattaatctcttaccagtcatatcatttgcaattattttctcccattctgtacaCATTTTTgtcatagtttcctttgctgtgccaaagctcttaagtttaactacatgccatttgtttatttttgcttttgtttcctttgccttaggaagaaaaaaattccctccccccaaattgctacaatttatgtcagagtattctgcctatgttttcttcaagttttatcatatctggtcttacatttaggtctttaatccattttttttaTGGTAtgagaaatgttctaatttcattcttttactcgccctttactcttaaaaatatatatatatatttctttggctgtgctaggtcttacttgcagcacgcaggatctttagttgtccCATGTGGGATCTGTAGctggggcatgtaggatctttaatttttattatttatctatttttggctgtgctgggtcttcattgctgcatggactttctttttacagtgtgcaggcttctcattgcaatggcttctcttgttgtggagcacgggctctagatggtggacttcagtagttgcaacttgcAGACACAGTAATTGTGACCCACAGGCCCAATTTTCCTGCAACATGTGGGAACTTCCTGGAcctggaatcgaacccatgtcccctgcattggcaggtggactctcaactactggaccaccagggaagtccccatgagggatctttagttgtatcATGTGacctcttagttgcagcacgtggggtctagtttcctgaccagggatggaactcgggccccctgctctgggagtgtggagtcttagccacaggacccccagggaagtcccttgtccTTTACTATTGAGGTGACTTTCTCTGAATATAGAATCCTGGGTTGACACTTCTTTCAGGGCCTGAAACGTGTTGTGTTTGTTGTCTTTGGCCTCTGTGGTTTCTGATGAGATATTCAGTCATTCGAATTGTTTTCCACCTATATGTAAGGTGTCATCTCTGTCTTGCTGCTTTCGGGATTCTTTTCTTTAGTTCTCAGAAGTTTGATTATGATGTATCTTGACATAAATTTCTTTAGATTCAACCTGTGTGAAGTTCATTCAGCTTCTTGACTCTATACATTTGTGTCCTTTGCCATATTCTGGAAAAGTTTTGGTCATTATTTCTTTGAGTATTTCTCTGTTCTATCCTCCTTCTCCGTACCCTCTGCGACTCTGACACCACACGTACTAGATCTTTTGTTAACAGTCCTACATGTCCTTGaggctctattttatttatttttttgttcttgttgttttccAAGTTATCTTCCCTCTGTTGTTTAGACTGGGTAATTTCTATTGGTTTATCTTCAAATCcactgattcttttttctgtAGTTAAGTTCACCCATTGAGATTTTTACTTGGGCTATTGTAGTTTTTGGTTCTAAAATGTTTATcttgttctttatatcttctatttctctgcTGAGACTTGAGGCATTTCTAGGATGCCTGCTTTAAAATCCTTAGCATAGACTTGTAACATCTGAGACATTCCAGTGTTGgcatttgtcttttttcatttgagTTGAAATTTTGTCAGTTCTTGgtacaatgaattttaaaaattgaattctaAATATTTTGGGTATTATGAAACTGGATCATATTTAAATCTTCTCTTTTAGCAGGCCTTCTCTGACATGGGGCTAGTGGGGGAAGGGCTATGCCACCTCCTGCAAGCTGGGGTAGAGTCTAAGCTCCCACTCAGCCTTTGTAGGCAGGGATGGAAGGGGGGCTGCGGTTCTGCAGGGTGTGGCGAGGACAGCCCTTACTGTCTCTAACTTTTCTGTGCTGCTGGACTGTCCTTTTCCTCGTCCACTGCTTAGAGAAAGCAGGCTTTTGTCGGGGCTTCCTTTGTGTGTTGGTGTTTCTGGCGGTAAGCTTCACCATCACTCAGCGTGGGATACATGCAACAAAAAGGAAATCTAAGGAATTTTTTGCTGTATTGTTCTTCAGGTCTTGAGGATCCTAGGCAGTCTGCCATCTCATCACCTTTTGGAGTCTCATGCTTGTTTTATAAAAAATGTTCAAGGTTTCTAGCTGCACTTAGtaggagaaacagagaaaagctCATCCGTTCCATTTCTCCAGAAGCCAGGAAGGGAGTCAGGCCTTATCTCTTTAAATTGTCCCATCTTTAGCCAGTGGGTCAAGCTTGTGCCTGTTGACATGACTCATTTTTTTGAGTTTCCTTGGaccctgagacttccctggtggctcagatggtaaaagcatctgcctacagtgtgggagaaaccaggttcgatccctgggtcaggaagatcccctggagaaggaaatggcaccctactccagtactcttgcctggaaaatcccatggacgaggagactggtaggctacagtccaaggtgtcgcaaagagttggacacgactgcgtgatttcactttcacttttggaccCTGAGATGTTCTAGGCTCCCCCTGTGctctccctgccccaggcccaggaTCAGTCTTTTCTACAAGCGGCCCTGGATGGCCTAAGACagtcctgggaagccctttgtcttagtctgttcaggctgctataacaaaataccatggactaggtggcttaaacaacagacatatatttctcacagttccttCCAGAGACTGGGAAGTCCACATTCAAGTCAGAGTCAGTTCTTGGTGAGGGCTCTTTCCTGCTTTGTTGGACAGCTGTCTTCTTGCTATGTTCTTATACGGCCTTTCCTCAGTACATGTTTGTAGGGAGAAAGTCTGTCTTCTTTTATAAgaacactaatcccatcatgcaGGTCTCATGACTTCATCTGAACCTGattacttcccaaaggccccacctcctaaaaCCATCTCACTGGGGTTGGGGCTTGGACATAGGAATTTAGGGGTGGGCTCACAATCATGCAGCCCATATCCCATTCCCCTTGCCAATGAGTGGTTCAGGCACGGGCCTTCTCTCTTCCTAGAGAAGGTGACAGGGAGTCACGGGCTCCCTCCTTTCTCTACTTGGGGCATCTGGTGTTGGGGCCACCAACTTGCTGCCAGCTTCAAGACAAGGCCAGCACAGACAGGGCAGAGCCAAGAGCATCCCAGGACTGGGAGCTGGAGCCCTGCTTCTCCTGTCTACAGACAAGCTGTCCCGTTTTGTTCCTCATTCTGCCTCACCCCTGACCTGCCTCAGTcagcagctgagaaaagaaaatgtaccaTAGGTCAGTGTATCACTTTGTCTCTGTCACGAAAACCTCTGATCTGAACCCTAAAGAAATCACGCACACACTGCTTTACACTTTTCACATTTCTGTTTATTGTTCCTTCTCAGGAAAACCATTGATAAGTGCCTTTCACGGGGGAGGGAAGGCAATGCTGGAAGTGTTCTCAGGATCCCAGGCTGGGTTCTCAGGTGGTAACCTAGGAAGCCAGAGACCCAGGAGACCAGGCCCTCAGGGTCCTGGAGCTGGGGCTGCCCCCTAATGAAAAGTTCAAGGGCAGCTCCACATGGGGCCCTGTGCTTTTCTTCTCAGCCCAGGCTGTTCATCAGGGCCTGGGCCTGCTTTAACTCTGCAGGGGGGAGAGGCGGGCAGGCAGGCGGCAGTTAGGCGGGATCTCAGGGCGCCCCTTACCCTCCTGATACAGCTGAGCCTCACCTGCCAGGAGGACCTGGAACTTGTCTGCTGAGAGGGACATGGCGACAGGCTGGGTCGGGGCACCTGGGGCAGCTGCAACCTCCAGCCGCAGGTGTACCAAAGGCTCCTCCACAGCACGCAGCAGGCTAGAGCTCAGGGTGTAGTCCACCCGCCAGCCCACGCCGACCAGCCTGTTCACTGTGAGACCAAGAGGGGCTTGAGGTCACAGGCCAGGGAGCCAGGCGACCCGAGCCCTCACCCTGGCTCAGCCCGGAACCCTCCAGGGCTCTGTGGCCTTTGAGAGGCTCTCAtccctctgacccaggaattcagATTACCCAGAGCAGGTCTCAGAGAAGAGAAACCTGGCTGAAGCCAGGAAGCCCAGCCCTGTGACTGCTTGACGTGATGCTGTTAAGTATCCTTTCTGAGGACAAACACCTCCCAAGCCACAGGCACCTTCCAGAATggagcccagcccccacccaggccCGCCCTGCACTCACCCCGCAAGCTGCAGGCCCGCAGGCGCTCCTGCAGGGGGCTCTGCTTCTCCTCGTAGCAGCGACAGAGGCTGGCCGCGTGCTCTGGGGACGAAAGGAGGTCCCCTGAGCGAGCAGGCTCGGGTTTAGGTGGCTCAGAGCGCAGGTCTCAGGCTCCTGGCCCAGAGAAGGCAAGGTGcgtcccagggtcacacagaacCTCTGCCCAGTACCCCTCAGCCCAGAGGTCACCCACCTGTAGGTCGTCCCCATACCTTTGGGCAGCCCCAGCTGCTGCAGCTCGCTGGACAAGGACTCGCCATCCACGCTGTGCTTGGCCGCACTGGAGAGGATGAAACTCAGCACCGCCACCGTGGCCTTCACATCGCCCGACTCTGGGGGGAGCCGTGGGTGGAGTGGGGGTGTCACTGCAGCCCCAAACACCTCCTTGTGGCCCCACTATCTTCAGCTCAGAGTCCCCAGGCCTCCTAAAGCCACGAGCactgccactgagccaccgggagcTGGTGGAGGCCCTGGGGCGGCAGTGACTTTCCTTCCTTATTTCCTCTGCCGAGGCCAGCGGGTCAGAGCGGGCCGGGCGGAGGGGCCTCTGTGCCAGGCCCCAGGCCAAGTACCCAGGGTCACCCAAAGGTCTGTGGAGCCAGTGGGGTGCTCACCAAACCTGGCGTCCGCAGTGAGCTTCAGGATCTTCTCGTACTGTGAAGAAAGGAGGCCCTCAGGGCGGGGCTGGTCCCCTGCTCACCAGCCCCCTGGCCTGGACCCTGTGGTAAGGACACGAGGCATCCAGGGAGGGTGGGAGCTGATCACCCGCCCCCCTCGGTCTGGTGCACTTTCAGGGCAGTGGGGTCCCCGGGTCATGGGACCACGGGGGGCAGGGGCCTGTACTCACGTCAAGCCCGTCTCCCAGAAGGTCCTTCAGAACCTGGCCACACAGCAGCCTCAGCTTCACAGAGGACTGGAGGGGGAAGCCTTGTATCAGCTGGACTGACCCACCTTATACAGGCACGCTGACGGCCTGGCTCAGAAAGGGCTGGCCACATGATCAGTCACACAGCGTGTGAGAATGGCCCCAGAGGGCTGAGGTCCCAACTCAAGAGTGACCTCACCACCCTCCACGCCCCCCGCAAGAGCCCCCAGCTGcaatccctccctgcccccacccccaagatCCCCTGCACTCAACAATCTTGGCCAGCGTGCTGATCTCTGCCAGGACCCAGTCAGGACAGTCCAGGTCACCACAGAATCGGAACCTCTGCAAGAGAGTGAGGTAGGTGTCAGGCTGGAGGGCAGGCCGACACATGCCCAGGTGTCTCCTGAGCTACTGCTCCTCCGGCTTCCTGCTCCCTGTCCAAGATGGACGAGCTCTGGCCACTTGTTCTCCCCTACCACCAGGCTGTTTAGAGAACACTCTCCCTGATTCTTCCTGCCACCAAACCTTCTTCTGATGCGTGTCCCAGGCATTCACCTGCTCTGCGGACAAGCCTGGGTGCCTGCTCTGTGGGAGAACCCACTGTAAGCGCTTGGGGGTGCCACATGGAACACATGACCCTCTCAcctcctcttctttccctctccAGCTCCAGCTACACTGGCCTCCCTGTTGCTTCTGTTGCAAATTAAACGTGGCTTGCTCTCTCATTTCACTCAGGTCTCTGCCCAAATGACACCTCTTCTgatgggctttctctatttgctttCTTAAACAGCCCCTCACACAAGGTAATTTGGGATGGTCAGCAAATGTATTCATTATCTTGATCGTGATAATGTTTTCATGAGCATACATGTCAAAACTTATTGAACCATACATCTACACATGTTAATTTTATCTCAAAGAAGCCATTTAAACAGTTCTTCACCATCATGTTCtagctccttctcttcctttttgatctccacagctttttttttcttttttttttctccacagcGTTTATCACACCACatatcacattttattatttattcaaggTCTGTCTTCTGTTAGAATGCAAACCCACTCAGTCAACCACATATTGATAATATCCTCCACCCACCTGATCCACTGTCCTTTGCCCTGTTTCTGCAGCAAAGTTCTAATGCACGCAATGTACATGTTCATCTCTCCACACCTCCACCTATATTGCTTTCAGATATTGGGAACAAAACCCGCAAACTTGAGACACCGTGAATCCACGTTCTCCTGATTCTTTCGGGCCCTCAAGGCAGCCCCATTAACTCCATGTCTTCTACTTTGCCCCACTGTTCACCTTATCAGTCACTTCAGACCTGCTCCATGACCCTTCCACCTCCAAACCTTTCTGGCCTGCCACCCCCTTGATCACACATGACCCCAGTGAAGTCCTCTAGGCATGGTCACAAGTGACTTTTGTCACTAAACCTAGTCTTCCTCTTCCTTAGTTCATCCACAACAGCAGACACAAACCCATCCTTCTTCTTGAAGCCACACACTCTTCTAGATTTCTCCCTCTGGCCTGGCCTCTGTCTCATTTGCTGGCCCACCCCTCCTGAACCGCAGCCCCCAAACGGTGATCTCTGCAGACTGCCTGCTGTCATTACTCTGAGGCAAGGCACTGGGACCGCTGGTGAGGTGGTGGGGTGTTAAGCAAAGTCTGGGGCTTCTTTCCCTACTTCAGggatttttaattgttttgtggCAAGGACTCATCAGGCATCTGGTGAAGTCTACAGGCCTCTCTCAAAACAACGTTTTCAAATGAATAAAGTACACAGGAAAAACTACATAGTAAAAGACACTAATTAAAAGTTATCAAAATAggtagttccctggtggcctagtggttaggatcctGGGCTTTCACTGTTGTGgccctcggttcaatccctgatcggggaacagAGATCCCtcaagccacatggtgtggcgGGGGAAAAAAAGTTATCAAAATATTCAAAACCAATTGGTAATGTGACATATGTTTCAATTCAATTACTGATGACAGTAATTTGGAAATGagcataaatatgtaaataatccCAACAGCTGTGACATGAAAATATCTGATTTCCATTAGTGACAAAGTCAGAGGTGCTGCTAATAATACTGAGGTCTGTTGCCAACAATCATAACTGGAGGAAATATTAAATTTCAGTTTGAAGTTAGTGAAAGTTGAGATATAGTATTTTTCCTAAGTTCTTGGGCCCCTGACTTCTACCTATTGGACTATTTTATCATCTCTGGACTTTCTCTGACTTCTACCATCTCTGTATTATTTACAAATCTACCATAAGAATGTGTTCTTTGTGTAacttctcccatccaagtactaaccaggcccgaccctgcttagcttccgagatcagacgagattgggcacgttcagggtggtatggccgtagacgccTTGTGTAACTTCTTAAAATACTGGCATTTCTCTAGGTTCTGTCCTAGGCCCTCTCTTCTGAACTCACACTGTGGCTGAGACAATCATCTTTCTGCAGATGACTCCCAAATTTATAACCGCCATCGTATTGTAGATTCTCTTCTGAGCTCCATACCCTTAAATCCAGACTGTCTCCTACCCAGGTGCACCTGGTGGCTTAGAGCCTCACTCAGCATGTATCACAGTGACTGGTTCTCTTCCCTCTGAAACCTAACCCCCACCTGTCCCGCCACCACTGAGCACCAGCACCTGGGAACCAAGCCCAGCTTCCTCACTCCCCCTTCTCCCTCATGCATTTAGCCTCTGAGCCCCGCTGATCTCCTCCACTTCTATCTCCACACTCTCTCAAGTCACTACCATCTCCTGGGTGGGGGAGTGTCTGCTGCCCCAGgctcttcctcctttccctgcCATCCTTTCTTAAAAGTCCAAACTCCTCTGAAGACCCAGCAAGCTGTGGTCTTTGCTTATCAGTCGTTCACTAGCCTCTAGTTTCTACTCTTCCAGGTGATGAAATGTATTCATTCCTAGGGTTCCGAGCTCTCACTCACCTTAAGTCTTTGAATGTTGTCCCCTATCTGAAGATACAGCCTCCCACCAGCCCTCTTCCATGCCTCCCAATTCCGGGTACACTAGCTGCTTTCTTTCTGCCCCAGCAAGCTTTCTTCCCGGCTCCCAGGCCCTCAGGTGATGCCATCCTTGGGAAGCCTTCAGGCATCATGCACAAGGTGAGTTTAGTTCCTCCCGCCTCAGGTCTTAATTATGACTGCCCATTCAAGCCTCCAATTCTGCCCTTCTCCCCTGCAGCCCAAGTCCTGGCACAGTGCCTGATATACAGAGACACTCACAATCTGTTAAAGCAATCAATGAATGGATAAGTTGAGAAGTTTCCACCCCGTATATGCTCCTTTGTGCCTCTGGGAAGAGCAAAGGGATTTCCTAACAGTGAAGACAGAGCCAAATTGTCAGGAAGTGTTTCTCCAAGTTCCACAGGAAGGCTGGGAGGTGGGCGCCTTCGGGACGTCCTACTAGGGCAGAGAAAGGCCTGGAGAGACAAGCCCCAGCTCCTGCCCCTGGAAGTTTGGGCCCTTCCTTCCAGTCAAGACACTCCAAGCCTGCCGTCCCGCCCTGCTGGAGGCGGACGGAGGGAGGCTTTTCTTTACCAGACCCTCGGCTTTAACGACCGCACCCAAGTGTCTGCTCCGCGGCCCGGGCAGATTCCCCATCTCCTCGCATCCAGCGCCCCACCCTTCCCGCAGCAGCGGCGGGGGGATTTGGGGGTTCCTACCGTGCCCGCCCCCAGCAACCACAGCCTCGTATCAACCCTCACCCCTCACCATTGCTCCAGGAAGCCCGCGCCCAGGACTTTCACCTTCCTGTCGCGCCGGGTCAGCTGATGCAGCGGTCACGTGACGCTGGGGCGGGGCTTGCTCGGATCGCGAGTCGCCCAACCCCGAGTTGCTGGAGCGAGACACCGGGTCCCTTTGTCAGTCCCCAGAACCTTTCTCCAGAAAGGACCAGCGCCAACCCCCAGGCTAACTGAAAGCAGAACCAAAGCAGCAGGAAGAGGGAGTGGAAGCCGTTTACTTTGTTCTCTTTAAGGCAGGGGAGGTCTTCCTTTCTGCACTCGTATTCAGGTCGTTTCCGTGTTTTGCATCAGTAAACAGCGCCCTTACTATACAGGTgtgaggtgaagtcgctcagtcgtgttcgactctttgcgatcccgtggactgtagcctaccaggcttctccgtcaatgggattttccaggcaagaatactggagtgggttaccatttccctctccagggaatcttcccaacccagggatcgaacctgggtctcctgcattggaggaagacgctttaacctctgagccatcagggaagccctaacaggtGTGGGTTGTGGcaacagataaaattttaaaaccttattGGAATAGAATGCCCATACAGGAAATTGCACATAGTACAAATACAGAGCTTAATGAATTTTCGTAAACCGTACGCCCCATGTAACCGACACCCAAATAAGGAAACATTACCAGTACCCCAGATACCGCCTTCAAGTGCCTgggtattttatttcatattgatgAATCCCTTTAGTTGCATAGCAAAAAGCCTGTAACAGTTGACATGCTTAGAATGCTTTTGCAGCTTCACCAACATCAGCtgtttatcttaatttttctcaATCTAGTGGGAGAGAAAAAGATTGCTTTAAATTGTATTAGTCTGCTTACTGGTGAGCTTGAAGTAGTGAATAGGCCAGGAAAACTAAGTTTCCAGTATTCGCTTaaatagataaaaacaaacaaaagatagcaacaacaaaaatacactaGAGTATAAACTAATGACCAAAAAAGAAATTGAACAGTTTGATTTCTCTCTTTAGTTTCATGCCTCTCACTTACACAGTAGACCCTGATTGTTTTATTGTTGCAGACTTTCAAGTTTTTAAAGGACAGATAGAGCCCATGACAATTAAACCACTCCATAAATAGAAAGagatagaaatttaatttttgctAAAATTGATCACACttaaaaagatctttttaaaaatcatcaatatCAGTACAATGAAATCAATAGTGTTGCAATATACCatatcaaaatttttttctttaaagaggacAAGAATAGttccaaaagaagaaatgaattgaTGCATTTAGgaaatcattatttaaaaaaagaaaaaaattagtaataGGTGAAAACTGCCCTAAGTTGATAGGGTATTTGAAAGACAAAACAGCAAACATCAAACagacaatttatttaaatttggaaataaggCAAAAGGCAGGTGGCATGTCCTTTTAATGTCATACTGGAGCATTGTCTCACAGATTTGTTTCACAAATAAAGATTATTTGACTATTTAGATGAGTAGTTATCAAACTTTTAGAGTGTTTAAGAATCACCTGCTGGACTTGTCACAACAGTACTAGGCTCCACCCCCAGAATTTCTGTAATTAATCAGCTCTGGAAT contains the following coding sequences:
- the COMMD4 gene encoding COMM domain-containing protein 4, with the translated sequence MRFRFCGDLDCPDWVLAEISTLAKISSVKLRLLCGQVLKDLLGDGLDYEKILKLTADARFESGDVKATVAVLSFILSSAAKHSVDGESLSSELQQLGLPKEHAASLCRCYEEKQSPLQERLRACSLRVNRLVGVGWRVDYTLSSSLLRAVEEPLVHLRLEVAAAPGAPTQPVAMSLSADKFQVLLAELKQAQALMNSLG